Proteins encoded within one genomic window of Arachis ipaensis cultivar K30076 chromosome B08, Araip1.1, whole genome shotgun sequence:
- the LOC107611858 gene encoding WD-40 repeat-containing protein MSI4-like, translating into MKKAKTVVMGVKDRYSEWKSMVGVLYDWLANHNLVWPSLSCRWGPLLEQATYKNRHRLYLSEQTDGSVPNTLVVANVEVVKPRVAAAEHISQFNEESRSPFVKKYKTIIHPGEVNRIRELRQNSKIVATHTDSPEVFIWDLETQPNRQALLGAPTSRPDLVLTGHDDNAEYALAMCPTEPFVLSGGKDKYVVLWSIQDHIASLAAESGSNVKHSKSSQKATESPSVGPRGIFHGHTNTVEDVQFCPSSALEFCSVGDDSCLIFWDARVGSVPAAKVNKAHDGDIHCVDWNPHDINFILTGSADNTVKMFDRRKLNSEGVGSPVYKFEGHEAAILCVQWCPDKSSVFGSSAEDGFLNIWDHEKVGQTSGPHRASAPSGLFFRHAGHRDKVVDFHWNAFDPWTIVSVSDDCECTSGGGTLQVWRMIDLIYRPEKEVLAELDTYRTQILGSTP; encoded by the exons ATGAAGAAGGCGAAGACAGTGGTAATGGGAGTGAAAGATCGTTACAGTGAATGGAAGTCAATGGTGGGAGTGTTGTACGACTGGCTGGCTAACCACAACCTGGTCTGGCCTTCACTCTCTTGCCGGTGGGGCCCTCTCCTCGAACAAGCCACCTACAAGAACCGCCATCGTCTCTATCTCTCTGAACAG ACTGATGGCAGTGTTCCCAACACTCTTGTTGTAGCTAATGTCGAAGTTGTTAAACCTAGGGTTGCCGCCGCTGAACATATCTCTCAG TTTAATGAAGAATCGCGCTCTCCATTTGTCAAGAAGTATAAAACTATCATACACCCTGGCGAG GTGAATAGAATCAGGGAGCTCCGGCAAAATAGTAAGATTGTTGCCACTCATACTGATAGTCCTGAA GTGTTTATTTGGGATCTTGAAACTCAGCCCAACCGCCAAGCTCTTCTGGGTGCTCCCACTTCCCGTCCAGATCTG GTATTAACTGGGCATGATGATAATGCTGAATATGCTCTTGCTATGTGTCCAACTGAGCCCTTTGTTCTTTCGGGAG GGAAGGACAAGTATGTGGTCCTATGGAGTATTCAGGATCATATTGCAAGTTTAGCAGCTGAATCTGGTTCCAATGTTAAACATTCTAAGAGTAGTCAGAAAGCTACAGAAAGTCCTTCTGTTGGACCACGTGGCATCTTCCATGGTCATACTAACACTGTTGAAGATGTGCAATTTTGCCCATCAAG TGCACTGGAGTTCTGTAGTGTTGGTGATGATTCCTGCCTCATATTTTGGGATGCACGAGTTGGATCAGTTCCAGCTGCCAAG GTCAACAAGGCACATGATGGAGATATTCATTGTGTTGATTGGAATCCTCATGATATAAATTTCATTCTGACTGG TTCTGCTGACAACACAGTCAAAATGTTCGATCGCCGGAAGCTTAACAGTGAGGGAGTTGGGTCTCCTGTATATAAATTTGAAGGTCATGAGGCAGCTATCCTCTGTGTACAG TGGTGTCCTGACAAGTCCTCTGTGTTTGGAAGCTCTGCTGAGGATGGCTTTCTAAACATTTGGGACCATGAGAAG GTTGGTCAGACATCAGGTCCACATCGAGCAAGTGCCCCATCAGGTTTATTTTTTCGGCATGCTGGCCATAG GGACAAGGTCGTTGACTTCCACTGGAATGCATTTGACCCATGGACAATTGTTAGTGTCTCAGATGATTGTGAATGTACTAGCGGTGGTGGTACTTTACAG GTATGGCGAATGATTGATCTGATTTATCGGCCAGAGAAGGAGGTGTTGGCTGAGCTAGATACATACAGAACCCAGATTTTAGGAAGTACCCCTTGA
- the LOC107612880 gene encoding uncharacterized protein LOC107612880 (The sequence of the model RefSeq protein was modified relative to this genomic sequence to represent the inferred CDS: added 35 bases not found in genome assembly) translates to MAPPPSYSLFHGNPFSLHLLHSQMHDPIFFFAFLASLSLLSLTFLSFSIYKRFSKTDKQHHHPPPPQNLETPNDPVDDGVPRPGENAPTHLTSSVFLEVLPSDSAKWACLFEDRDSVSSAMEVPGAEQRGKKKRKKGKKKKANSGAEESEGANTGSDPGVHFESGCLYPFTSSSSAMQRRIKLQYDELVKCNESKKLTLAQVVQFANCLVDVRNELQHKADAIQRKFVITKALLCKADRSSFDRLRQQIYKLELEQKRLEEDAFVYNSLQQQLKLSPAYQKMLEVGACMDKAKSRELVENRDDEFADISFEELLAQEKKDSFWQKNGKSRLC, encoded by the exons CGCCTCCACCATCCTATTCTCTCTTCCATGGTAACCCATTCTCACTTCACCTTCTTCACTCCCAAATGCACGATCCCATTTTCTTCTTCGCCTTCCTCGCTTCTCTCTCACTCCTCTCTCTCACTTTTCTCTCCTTCTCCATCTACAAAAGGTTCTCCAAAACAGATAAACAACACCACCACCCTCCTCCGCCGCAGAACCTGGAAACTCCTAACGATCCAGTCGACGACGGGGTTCCTCGACCCGGAGAAAATGCCCCGACCCACTTGACAAGTTCGGTTTTTTTGGAGGTTTTGCCCTCCGATTCTGCGAAATGGGCGTGCTTGTTTGAAGATAGGGATTCAGTATCTTCCGCTATGGAGGTTCCTGGAGCGGAgcaaagagggaagaagaagagaaagaaggggaagaagaagaaagcgaATTCGGGAGCTGAAGAGAGTGAAGGTGCCAATACGGGTTCGGATCCTGGGGTTCATTTTGAATCGGGTTGCTTGTACCCGTTCACTTCTTCAAGCAGCGCTATGCAGAGAAGGATCAAACTGCAGTATGATGAACTCGTCAAGTGCAACGAGTCCAAGAAATTGACACTCGCCCAG GTTGTACAGTTTGCTAATTGTTTGGTTGATGTTAGGAATGAACTACAACACAA GGCTGATGCGATCCAACGTAAATTTGTAATAACAAAGGCTTTATTATGCAAGGCAGACAGATCTTCTTTTGATCGACTGCGTCAACAG ATATACAAGCTTGAATTGGAGCAAAAGAGATTAGAGGAGGATGCTTTTGTTTATAATTCACTTCAACAGCAGCTTAAACTCTCACCAGCATACCAGAAG ATGCTTGAAGTTGGGGCTTGCATGGACAAGGCGAAATCCCGTGAACTGGTAGAGAACAGAGACGACGAATTTGCTGACATTTCTTTTGAAGAATTATTAGCACAAGAAAAGAAGGATTCATTCTG